Proteins found in one Plasmodium malariae genome assembly, chromosome: 13 genomic segment:
- the EIF5 gene encoding eukaryotic translation initiation factor 5, putative, with amino-acid sequence MSYINIPRDRNDPNYRYKMPKLISKIEGRGNGIRTNIANMGEIARSLKRPPMYPTKFFGCELGTMVKFEENEEKAIVNGAHKENDLVNILDKFIEMYVLCPHCLLPETDIIVKKGFLICKCNACGNIGELNNSHKIATYMIKNPPMISTVGSKKKKSKEKKLEKNGKSKSEKGERNERSEKNNEESKNGVVHSGGDNDSSQYEDSDKSHTMNNVCSNNKKDKKSKRKEKRKKTEDNFVLEKESLYFDSIEIKEVIDRLRTLYITFPNISDNDFCEELRVLQVSQSFDSKCRIFICLCALFDDKITKDLLEQNIKYIKKVNDTSVTVIDIFHAMEYYINKIAHNAVVIYPYILQVLYNNDILESKDIIKRYDEDDSATLQERSNSNDILDERIKFYNDCYNKCKSMAKHFVNWLKDNDSDEDDETDEEENKTSSLVNNNLPNYKVKSLRNNEEKGKEMNNCFNDNDKAFEDSKSEKYDDEIFLDAKDGINYTGDEEEIDIDAI; translated from the coding sequence ATGTCGTACATCAACATTCCGAGGGATCGTAACGATCCTAATTATAGATATAAGATGCCAAAACTAATTTCCAAAATTGAAGGTAGAGGAAATGGAATTAGGACAAATATAGCTAACATGGGAGAAATAGCAAGGTCATTGAAACGCCCTCCAATGTATCCTACGAAGTTTTTTGGATGTGAATTAGGAACAATGGTAAAGTTtgaagaaaatgaagaaaaagcaATTGTAAATGGTGCTCATAAGGAAAATGATctagtaaatattttagatAAGTTTATTGAAATGTATGTTCTTTGCCCACATTGTTTATTACCTGAAACAGATATAATTGTTAAAAAGGGTTTTTTAATATGCAAATGTAATGCTTGTGGAAATATAGGAGAACTTAACAACTCACATAAAATTGCGACATATATGATAAAGAATCCACCCATGATTAGTACTGTTGGAAGTAAGAAGAAAAAGTCTAAGGAAAagaaattagaaaaaaatggtaaaagtAAAAGTGAAAAAGGGGAAAGAAACGAAAGGAGCGAAAAGAATAATGAAGAAAGTAAAAACGGAGTAGTACACTCAGGTGGGGATAATGACAGTTCTCAATATGAAGACTCGGATAAAAGTCATACAATGAATAATGTTTGTAGCAATAACaaaaaggacaaaaaaagtaaaagaaaggagaaaagaaaaaaaacagagGATAATTTTGTTTTGGAAAAAGAATCCTTATATTTTGATAGTATAGAAATTAAAGAAGTTATTGATAGATTAAGAACTctatatataacttttcCAAATATTAGTGATAATGATTTTTGTGAAGAATTACGAGTTTTGCAGGTTTCACAAAGCTTTGATTCCAAGTGcagaatttttatttgtttatgtgCTTTATTTGATGATAAAATAACGAAAGATTTATTAGAACAAAAcataaagtatataaaaaaagttaatgaTACGTCAGTAACTGTAATTGATATTTTTCATGCTatggaatattatataaacaaaatagcGCATAATGCAGTTGTAATTTATCCCTATATATTACAggtgttatataataatgatattttaGAAAGTAAAGATATAATTAAACGATATGATGAAGATGACAGCGCTACATTACAAGAGAGGagtaatagtaatgatattttagatgaaagaattaaattttataacgATTGTTACAATAAATGCAAAAGTATGGCAAAACATTTCGTTAACTGGCTAAAAGATAATGATTCAGATGAAGACGATGAAACggatgaagaagaaaataaaacaagtAGTCtagttaataataatttgcCAAATTACAAAGTAAAATCACTAcgaaataatgaagaaaaaggaaaagaaatgaacaactgttttaatgataatgataaagCGTTTGAAGATTCGAAGAGCGAAAAATATGatgatgaaatatttttagacGCAAAAGACGGAATTAACTACACTGGGGATGAGGAGGAAATCGACATTGACGCGATTTAA
- the PmUG01_13016900 gene encoding conserved Plasmodium protein, unknown function encodes MFLKFGSDYLIQIKCSYLIEKYKKKLKKLKELKNGLKSSFEKKKKEQYIDRYLFNKEKEQLYSELSKKREEFELERLEKTRELYNTYFADIFLYEQEYYQCIYKVFKNLLQKKEEIDEKERQVIKLHEHVYMIISDKNINKLLEKKIEYTNSPTVETCKKEKQVNERNILDIDNICNINVSEIYASIILDQNEENVYSYNKKSNKLYKSNEKKSLIKRNTVPHINEYNEFLNGKGSRLPEKGKRINEKVESSNGKSYGKKFYQVNRQREAEAQHRDEQKVVEEADEEANEEADEEADEEADEEVDEEADEEVDEEVDEEVDEEVDEEVDEEAEEMKRKNTSQVNEYFYHDQLENENEYALHEKERQKNKYTENSEDIGHMFLRRGEYNINHCYQNDEPRSNEFEGVVEGVEVEDAVGVEVEDVVGVEIEDVVGVEVEDVVGVEVEDAVGVEVEDAVGVEVEDVVGVGAEDVVGVEVEDVVGVEVEDVVVVGVEDVVGVEVEEEEEEEKESNFAKSKDKRVYESICEKNSEENDNRDEPISEANIQRLLSNKNTLAEVHTLKSSLLSNNYEYLNNEKNIENLYDQGARENYTNIVGSSILHDRISTLLEKRDICENIENHYILKKGVEELEEVIENNINFNISSYFSGNYDDFDDNQTAKEINEEIILNDENIFNDNNGNKIEYNMLKQYSSSVHNDKDNNMNDQVQKEVPDAQRDATNLHLNEQSNNSDEYEYEYIKSLNEKKDTIDSESFQTFINYHNEYSIPIERMNTFENYAEEFNMLKNYEPIVSSIYMDSFSGRKNKEFNSKGNEKSESHNIQDLINYMTDNIKKKK; translated from the exons ATGTTTCTGAAATTTGGCTCTGATTATCTAATCCAAATAAAATGCTCCTACCTAAttgaaaaatacaaaaaaaaattaaaaaaattgaaagagctgaaaaat GGACTAAAGTCGTCTTtcgagaaaaagaaaaaagaacagTATATAGACAGATACTTGTTTAAC AAGGAAAAGGAACAGCTATATAGCGAATTAAGCAAAAAGAGAGAAGAATTTGAATTAGAGCGTTTAGAAAAAACAAGGGAGCTATACAACACCTATTTTgcagatatatttttatatgaacaagAATATTATCAGTGCATTTATAAGGTGTTCAAGAATTTGCTAcaaaagaaagaagaaattGATGAAAAGGAAAGACAAGTGATTAAATTACAT GAACATGTGTATATGATTATTTccgataaaaatataaacaaattattagaaaaaaaaattgaatacaCAAATAGCCCAACAGTTGAGACgtgtaaaaaagaaaagcaagTTAATGAGAGAAACATTTTAGACATAGATAATATATGCAATATAAATGTAAGTGAAATTTATGCAAGTATAATCCTTGATCAGAATGAGGAAAATGTCTATTCATACAATAAgaaaagtaataaattatataaatcaaatgaaaagaaatcTTTAATTAAACGTAATACTGTTCCgcatataaatgaatacaaCGAATTTTTAAATGGAAAAGGTAGTAGGTTACccgaaaaaggaaaaagaattaatgaAAAGGTAGAGAGTTCGAACGGCAAAAGTTATGGAAAGAAATTTTATCAAGTAAACAGACAGAGAGAAGCAGAAGCGCAACATCGAGATGAACAGAAAGTAGTTGAAGAGGCGGATGAAGAGGCGAATGAAGAGGCGGATGAAGAGGCGGATGAAGAGGCGGATGAAGAGGTGGATGAAGAGGCGGATGAAGAGGTGGATGAAGAGGTGGATGAAGAGGTGGATGAAGAGGTGGATGAAGAGGTGGATGAAGAAGCGGAGGAgatgaagagaaaaaatacatCTCAAGtgaatgaatatttttatcacgATCAACTTGAGAATGAGAATGAATATGCGTTACATGAAAAGGAaaggcaaaaaaataaatacactGAAAACAGTGAAGATATAGGACATATGTTCCTACGAAGGGgggaatataatataaatcacTGCTATCAGAATGATGAGCCTCGCAGCAATGAATTTGAAGGAGTAGTGGAAGGAGTAGAAGTAGAAGACGCAGTAGGAGTAGAAGTAGAAGACGTAGTAGGAGTAGAAATAGAAGACGTAGTAGGAGTGGAAGTAGAAGACGTAGTAGGAGTGGAAGTAGAAGACGCAGTAGGAGTGGAAGTAGAAGACGCAGTAGGAGTAGAAGTAGAAGACGTAGTAGGAGTAGGAGCAGAAGACGTAGTAGGAGTAGAAGTAGAAGACGTAGTAGGAGTAGAAGTAGAAGACGTAGTAGTAGTAGGAGTAGAAGATGTAGTAGGAGTAGAagtagaagaagaagaagaagaagaaaaggaGAGTAACTTCGCAAAATCGAAAGACAAAAGAGTATATGAATCAATATGTGAAAAAAATTCAGAGGAAAATGATAATAGGGATGAACCAATAAGTGAAGCCAATATACAAAGGCTTTtgagtaataaaaatacattagcAGAGGTGCACACTTTAAAGAGTAGCCTTTTAAGcaataattatgaatatttaaataatgaaaaaaatatagaaaatttatatgatcAAGGAGCAAGAGAAAATTATACGAATATTGTCGGTTCTAGTATATTACATGATCGAATAAGTACACTATTAGAAAAAAGAGACATCTgtgaaaatatagaaaatcattatattttaaaaaaaggagttGAAGAACTAGAGGAAGTAATagaaaacaatataaattttaatatatccaGCTATTTTAGTGGGAATTATGATGATTTTGATGATAACCAAACAGCAAAAGAAATTAATGAAGAGATTATACtgaatgatgaaaatatttttaatgataataatggcaataaaattgaatataaTATGCTTAAACAATATAGTTCAAGTGTACATAATGATAAAGACAATAACATGAATGATCAAGTACAAAAGGAGGTACCTGATGCGCAGAGAGATGCAACAAATCTTCATCTGAATGAGCAGAGCAATAATTCTGATGAATATGAATATGAGTATATCAAAAGTTTGAACGAAAAGAAAGATACAATCGATTCAGAATCATTTCAAACGTTTATTAATTATCATAATGAATATAGCATACCAATCGAAAGAATGAACACCTTTGAAAATTATGCTGAAGAATTTAATAtgctaaaaaattatgagcCTATTGTTAGTTCCATATATATGGACAGCTTTTCAGGtaggaaaaataaagaatttaataGTAAGGGAAATGAGAAGTCAGAATCACATAATATTCAAGAcctaataaattatatgaccgacaatataaaaaaaaaaaagtag
- the RPC2 gene encoding DNA-directed RNA polymerase III subunit RPC2, putative gives MKRVINIKAKKKCAKIEANANEFYEYKGDTTDNGHEQKVNSIKIKGENVEVGVEVEEIKEIKEINDGKEKIKSSAVTTGTLCENVLEENLKMKLTKMDVSDRVEYDDSYSGGHNCSNSSSIKCSLNLHANRSNDDDQNEYTNAERGEEKAPNGTNSNIKKLDNIRIENNISNQSYLVNEEDNVYCYNEVKSEDGNHKRFKGECIKRKIEEMKKEMKEGTKESVKTEVTYNSSYCDNDFSSITNLNDVEKEFAGLVVKNKKHNKNIYEKSKSINNLNEKWKLLPAYLKVKGLVKQHIESYNYFIKREIKTIMNATTNKIIKSDIDEHFYVEFLDISVGRPSVEENMIETKLTPQICRQRDLTYSAPIYVDVEYVKGNSIVTKSNVEIGRLPVMLRSDICVLNNKNEEELMKLGECPYDPGGYFIVKGTERVLLMQEQLSKNRIIVEMDIKHNICATITSTTAESKSRCAIVYKNSKLYLKHNSFIEDIGVCIILKAMGYETDQEIFQMIGSHRNYMNGILLSLYELYTENIKTNLDALLYIGKKIRPRLLAKGFFSSMKEKQVKNEKDIIEEGLDFLSRVLLSHIQQKSKYDFRNKARCICLMIRRVLDSANNQNELDDKDYYGNKRLELAGQLISLLFEDLYKRFYFTLKKQIDQTLSKYMQSSYNSKMRNNNASGYINSSGSSNINNNNNSSSYSSNLNDNYPDVFRNLPKDIITRGMQTAISTGNWNIKRFKMEKSGVSQVLSRLSFIACIGMMTRLNSQFEKGRKVSGPRALQPSQWGVLCPCDTPEGESCGLVKNLALMTHVTNDNENNKNLIEILYTLGVEDSDSLTGEEIYKEGVFFVILNGILLGVHKRPQRFMQRIRYLRRYGKIGEFVSIYDNFLHNAIYISTDGGRLCRPLIIVENGKCKLLPDHIKALENGKINFFDLLKSSVIEWIDVNEQNNLLIALNEEDISSSTTHLEIDPLTILGVVAGLIPYPNHNQSPRNTYQCAMGKQAIGAIGYNQFVRYDTLLYLLVYPQKPLVKSKTIEFINFEKLPAGQNAIVAVMSFCGYDIEDAIVLNRSSIDRGFGRCMSMRKHSVELKKYFNGSNDIVLPSPLIINKIQKEKQHQQQYQSQHQSQLQPIQGSEEGTKLTKMNNNLLRVKNNTNAQILADIRREEESTRIAYKDMKKYHSLDIDGVASIGYMLKEGQVYVNKYSPKNIKDHVKDTSKIDINDFKLNEIKYKSVYPSYIDKIIFTENSEGLKIYKIIMRQTRLPELGDKFSSRHGQKGVVGLLVNQEDMPFTESGICPDLIMNPHGFPSRMTVGKLLELVASKSAVMDGEFKYGSIFSGTPFEEIAKILFRYGFNCSSKELLYSGLTGEPLETYIFMGPIYYQKLKHMVQDKIHARARGPRQLLTRQPTEGRSKEGGLRLGEMERDCLIAYGVSNLLLERLMLSSDVCDVYICEDCGIMGYDLFCTFCKKYDKNVVVKMPYACKLLFQELQTMNVFPKIIVKES, from the coding sequence ATGAAAAgggtaataaatattaaggcaaaaaaaaaatgtgcaaaAATTGAAGCAAATGCAAATGAATTTTATGAATACAAAGGGGACACAACAGATAACGGGCATGAACAGAAGGTAAacagtataaaaataaaaggcgAAAATGTAGAAGTAGGAGTAGAAgtagaagaaataaaagaaataaaagaaataaatgacggaaaagagaaaataaaatccAGCGCTGTAACTACCGGAACTTTATGCGAAAATGTGTTAGAAGAAAATCtcaaaatgaaattaacTAAAATGGACGTTAGCGATAGAGTTGAATATGACGATAGTTATAGTGGTGGACACAACTGTAGCAACAGTAGCTCCATTAAATGCAGCTTAAATCTCCATGCTAACCGTAGTAATGACGACGACCAAAACGAGTATACGAATGCGGAGCGTGGAGAAGAGAAAGCACCAAACGGTACTAacagtaatataaaaaaactgGATAACATAAGgatagaaaataatataagcaATCAGAGTTATCTTGTTAATGAAGAGGATAATGTTTATTGTTATAACGAAGTGAAAAGTGAAGATGGGAACCACAAAAGATTCAAAGGAGAGTGCATTAAACGTAAAATTGAGGAAATGAAGAAGGAAATGAAAGAAGGAACGAAGGAAAGCGTGAAGACAGAAGTAACGTACAACAGTTCATACTGTGATAACGATTTTTCCAGCATTACTAACCTCAACGATGTTGAAAAAGAATTCGCAGGACTTGtcgttaaaaataaaaaacataataaaaatatttatgagaAATCGAAAAGCATTaacaatttaaatgaaaaatggaaattatTACCTGCatatttaaaagtaaaaggTTTAGTTAAGCAGCATATAGAatcttataattattttataaaaagagagATAAAAACGATAATGAATGCAACtactaataaaattataaaatcaGATATTGATGAACATTTCTATGTAGAATTTTTAGACATTTCTGTTGGAAGACCATCAGTAGAAGAAAATATGATTGAAACAAAATTGACACCTCAGATATGTAGACAAAGAGACTTAACTTATTCAGCTCCTATATATGTAGATGTAGAATATGTAAAAGGAAATAGTATAGTTACAAAAAGTAATGTAGAGATAGGTAGACTACCTGTTATGCTAAGAAGtgatatatgtgtattaaataataagaacGAAGAGGAATTGATGAAATTAGGGGAATGTCCATATGATCCAGGAGGATATTTTATAGTGAAAGGTACTGAGAGGGTTTTATTAATGCAAGAACAGTTATCAAAAAATAGAATCATTGTTGAAATGGATATCAAGCATAATATATGTGCAACTATCACATCTACTACTGCAGAATCTAAAAGTAGATGTGCTATTGTGTATAAAAACAGTAAATTGTATTTGAAGCACAATTCTTTTATTGAAGATATAGGGGTTTGTATTATACTTAAAGCTATGGGATACGAAACCGATCaagaaatatttcaaatgatAGGGTCTCATCGAAATTATATGAACGGAATATTACTTTCTTTGTACGAATTATAtacagaaaatattaaaacaaatttgGATGCTTTGCTATATATTGGGAAAAAAATTAGACCGAGATTATTAGCCAAAGGGTTCTTTAGTTCaatgaaagaaaaacaagtaaaaaatgaaaaggataTAATTGAAGAAGGATTAGATTTTTTAAGTCGAGTTTTATTATCCCACATTCAGCAGAAGAGTAAGTATGATTTTCGTAACAAAGCTAGATGTATTTGCCTTATGATTAGGAGAGTTTTAGATAGTGCAAATAATCAAAACGAGTTAGATGACAAGGATTATTATGGAAATAAAAGGTTAGAATTAGCTGGACAGTTGATATCATTGCTGTTTGAAGATTTATACAAGCGATTTTATTTCACCTTGAAAAAGCAGATAGACCAAACGCTAAGCAAATATATGCAAAGTAGTTATAACTCGAAAATGAGAAACAATAACGCAAGTGGTTATATCAACTCTAGCGGTAGTAGTAACATCAACAATAACAACAACAGTAGCAGCTATAGTAGCAACTTGAATGATAACTACCCAGACGTTTTTCGAAATTTACCGAAGGATATAATAACAAGAGGAATGCAAACTGCTATATCTACAGGAAATTGGAACATTAAAAGGTTTAAGATGGAAAAGAGTGGAGTGTCACAAGTGTTGTCTCGTTTATCGTTTATTGCATGTATTGGTATGATGACAAGATTGAATTCTCAATTTGAAAAAGGGAGAAAAGTTAGTGGCCCTAGAGCTTTACAACCATCTCAGTGGGGTGTATTGTGTCCATGTGATACACCTGAAGGAGAGTCGTGTGGtttagtaaaaaatttagCCTTAATGACGCATGTTACAAATGATAatgaaaacaataaaaatttgattgaaatattatatacgttAGGTGTAGAAGATAGTGACAGTTTAACAGGAGAAGAAATATACAAAGAAGGTGTTTTCTTTGTTATTTTGAATGGAATATTATTAGGAGTTCATAAAAGGCCTCAACGATTTATGCAAAGAATAAGATATTTAAGGAGATATGGGAAAATAGGTGAATTCGTTTCTATATATGATAACTTTTTACATaatgctatatatatatcaacaGATGGAGGTCGCTTATGTAGACCGTTAATTATTGTTGAGAAtggaaaatgtaaattattacCAGATCATATTAAAGCTTTAGAAAAtggtaaaattaatttttttgatttactGAAAAGTTCAGTTATTGAATGGATTGATGTGAATGAacagaataatttattaatcgCATTAAATGAGGAAGACATATCTTCAAGTACGACTCATTTAGAAATAGATCCATTAACAATTCTAGGGGTTGTGGCTGGATTAATTCCATACCCAAATCACAATCAAAGTCCAAGGAATACATATCAGTGTGCTATGGGGAAACAAGCCATTGGTGCAATCGGTTATAATCAATTTGTTAGATATGATACattgttatatttactaGTATATCCTCAAAAACCTTTAGTTAAGTCTAAAACGattgaatttattaattttgaaaaattaccTGCTGGGCAGAATGCAATAGTTGCTGTTATGAGTTTTTGTGGATACGATATTGAAGATGCCATAGTATTAAATAGATCTTCAATAGATAGAGGTTTTGGTAGATGTATGTCCATGCGAAAGCATTCAGTGGAACTGAAAAAATACTTCAATGGATCCAACGATATTGTTTTACCCTCCCCACtgattattaacaaaatacaGAAAGAAAAGCAGCACCAACAGCAATATCAGTCTCAGCATCAGTCTCAGCTTCAACCGATACAAGGAAGTGAAGAAGGCACCAAATTGACAAAGATGAACAATAACTTGTTaagagtaaaaaataatacgaaTGCACAAATTTTAGCAGATATAAGGAGAGAGGAGGAGTCTACAAGAATTGCATATAAAGATATGAAGAAGTATCACTCGTTAGATATTGATGGAGTTGCATCTATTGGGTACATGTTAAAAGAAGGACAAGTATATGTAAACAAATATTcaccaaaaaatataaaggatCATGTGAAAGATACAAGCAAAATCGATATTAAtgattttaaattaaatgaaataaaatataaaagtgtaTATCCATCTtatattgataaaataatttttacagaAAATTCGGAGggattaaaaatatataaaataattatgcgTCAAACAAGATTACCAGAACTAGGTGATAAGTTTAGTTCAAGACATGGACAAAAGGGAGTAGTTGGTTTGTTGGTAAATCAAGAAGATATGCCATTTACTGAGTCAGGAATATGTCCTGATTTAATTATGAATCCACATGGTTTTCCATCACGTATGACTGTAGGTAAATTGCTAGAACTTGTAGCATCAAAATCTGCAGTTATGGATGGAGAGTTTAAATATGGTTCTATATTTAGTGGTACCCCATTTGAAGAAATAGCCAAAATTTTGTTTAGGTATGGTTTTAATTGTTCAAGTAAAGAATTGCTATATTCAGGTTTGACTGGTGAACCTTTAGAGacctatatttttatggGACCTATTTATTATCAAAAATTAAAGCATATGGTTCAAGATAAAATACATGCTAGGGCTAGAGGGCCAAGACAATTATTAACAAGACAACCTACTGAAGGAAGATCAAAAGAAGGTGGATTACGTTTAGGTGAAATGGAAAGAGACTGCTTAATAGCTTATGGTGTtagtaatttattattagaaaGATTAATGCTAAGTAGTGATGTGTGTGATGTTTATATTTGTGAAGACTGTGGTATAATGGGatatgatttattttgtaccttttgtaaaaaatacgaTAAAAATGTTGTGGTTAAAATGCCATATGCCTGTAAATTGCTATTTCAGGAGCTGCAAACTATGAACGTTTTTCcaaaaattatagtaaagGAGTCCTAG
- the PmUG01_13016800 gene encoding conserved Plasmodium protein, unknown function → MYENSNIILELNAVKGYYNKVFTNTLLQTLQRDIKVEDLIFSYNHYSNLLVENKNYDDDYHEISSDYLKSDDEMDKVSPNSFDKNKHLGMEHSKEDTINYFDPSISEETFEEKIEKTFDYLNNFIKSFCEESQMNKSGEMEIINSLMQTLEIEKVNEEQYQIFNMCFDKFQIYQITLIVLAYILRSIFNLSLGRKIIFSNERINEILLRALYKQNIYVQIFTLKNLKKYIIQDGEDCDKIHLKMIKICIFSKSLCSFNRAYEILLHLIKDNKQVSEIFDFYFLKKLKKSLENLNNIQRLRFLDLICDSINLNAAKICDIFRISKKNSLIINKEGNNLLKGEGENNHSTNLLADSSNLLTDSSNLLADSSNLLADSSNLLANSSNLLADSANLSADVHTRNANFQVHNFSFESEYEEEVCTFGEISYIYQKTVDEKMKKYNLKIKDICKMTKINIYKYLHMIYLKDDLLLKINVLEIFSKLIQNIYYCDAVFENTYFLHTVLNDLKNMSDEGEILHLSIFNSIISYSKINSSVLSFLINAHSNILMTRIIDYLSESSNKNNEKLIVGIKSFGFFFSIKQCSQILLNIKSNIHLLAINNINTHAHTNVLRHSINIWVKILPSKSMNFEWFKDLIHTILFNKIIVVLKEIDDTLIQMNIYQLLEIMITYNIAHLILKEQWLIRSLQENFENNSYDLKMSRYNFFKEFYQFSKNIIISDPFADTLIKNFIEKIPKRY, encoded by the coding sequence ATGTATGAGAACAGCAATATTATTTTAGAGCTAAACGCGGTGAAAGGGTATTACAACAAAGTTTTTACGAACACACTGTTGCAAACTTTGCAAAGAGATATTAAGGTGGAGGACCTGATCTTCTCATATAATCATTATTCAAATTTACTtgttgaaaataaaaattatgatgatGACTATCATGAAATAAGTAGCGACTATTTGAAAAGTGATGATGAAATGGATAAAGTATCCCCCAACTcgtttgataaaaataagcaTTTAGGAATGGAACATTCTAAAGAGGATACTATAAACTATTTTGACCCAAGTATAAGCGAAGAAACatttgaagaaaaaatagaaaaaacttttgattatttaaataatttcataaaatcATTTTGTGAAGAAAGTCAAATGAACAAGTCAGGTGaaatggaaataataaatagttTAATGCAAACtttagaaatagaaaaagtaaaTGAAGAACAATACCAAATTTTTAACATGTGTTTTGATAAATTCCAAATATATCAAATCACATTAATTGTGCTAGCGTATATTCTAAgaagtatttttaatttaagttTAGGtaggaaaattatattctccaatgaaagaataaatgaaatattattaagagCATTATATAAGCAGAATATTTATGTGCAAATATTTactttgaaaaatttaaaaaagtatataatacaaGATGGGGAAGATTGTGacaaaatacatttaaaaatgattaaaatTTGTATCTTTAGTAAATCTCTATGTTCATTTAATCGGGCATATGAAATTTTgttacatttaattaaagaCAACAAACAAGTGAGTGAAatatttgatttttattttctaaaaaaactgaaaaaatCTCTTGAaaacttaaataatatacagcGCTTGAGGTTTCTTGATCTCATATGTGACAGCATAAATTTAAACGCTGCAAAAATTTGCGATATATTTcgaataagtaaaaaaaatagcctcataattaataaagaaGGAAATAATTTGCTAAAGGGGGAGGGGGAAAATAACCATTCAACTAATTTGTTAGCCGATTCAAGTAACTTGTTAACCGATTCAAGTAACTTGTTAGCCGATTCAAGTAACTTGTTAGCCGATTCAAGTAATTTGTTAGCCAATTCAAGTAATTTGTTAGCCGATTCAGCTAACTTGTCAGCTGATGTACACACACGGAATGCTAATTTCCAAGTGCACAATTTTTCGTTTGAAAGCGAGTATGAAGAGGAAGTGTGCACCTTTGGAGAAATCTCATATATTTATCAGAAGACCGTcgatgaaaaaatgaaaaagtacaatttaaaaattaaggatatatgtaaaatgacgaaaattaatatatataaatatttacatatgatttatttaaaagatgatttactgttaaaaattaacgtgttagaaattttttcgaagttaattcaaaatatatattattgtgaCGCAGTTTTTGAAAACACCTATTTTTTACACACCGTTTTGAATgatcttaaaaatatgtcaGACGAAGGAGAAATATTACACttaagtatttttaattctataaTATCATATTCCAAAATAAATTCATCGGTGTTaagttttttaataaatgcaCATTCGAATATTTTGATGACAAGAATTATTGATTATTTATCGGAAtcttcaaataaaaataatgaaaaattaattgttGGGATTAAATCATTtgggttttttttttctattaaacAATGTAGtcaaattcttttaaatataaaatcaaatattcatttacttgctataaataatataaacacaCATGCTCATACGAATGTATTAAGACActcaataaatatatgggTGAAAATCTTACCTTCCAAATCCATGAATTTTGAATGGTTTAAAGATTTAATTCATACAATTCTGTTTAACAAGATAATTGTagtattaaaagaaattgatGATACACTTATtcaaatgaatatttatcagcttttagaaattatgattacatataatatagcTCATTTAATATTGAAAGAACAATGGCTCATTAGAAGCTTGcaagaaaattttgaaaataatagttATGATCTCAAAATGAGTAGGTAcaacttttttaaagaattttaCCAATtcagtaaaaatattatcatcAGTGATCCGTTTGCAGACACCCTAATTAAAAACTTTATTGAGAAGATACCAAAAAGATATTAA